aaaatagaacgCCTATCTAAAAAGCTTGATGTATCTATAAGAGTTGGACACGGTGCACTAGGACTAGtagttactatttattattattattattcttttttttttatgtctagtccttttttattataatgagttTATGCATTAgaagcaaaattttttatttgtgattgCAGCTTATTAATTGCAAGgctttttatgttatgtttttgttttaaatgtatgttacaTTGGGTTCAGATTGTCAGTCTCTATGGCTTGGAAGCAGAGAATCAACTGCTGAGGTGTCTGCTCAGTGAGGCGGCTAAAACGTGGGACGAGCGTACGGCATCCAGCGTGCATGCGTCACTCCTCGCCCAGCACTTGGCCTGTCTACTCAACCACCCCGCAAAGTCTACGGTGATCTGCCAAGCTGTTGATCAACCCACACGCTCACTGCAAAAGGTAAATGCATTATATAACAGTTTTGttattgattgttttattttttgtgtgtgCTGTCCTAAAAATAAACGGTAGAAGcaaatgctttttatttttatgtaagcattatatttattttgcgaTGTGTTCGTGTTAGTCATTCAACTGTCAGGTTTGAATGGCTAGTTATGTAAGAAAAGAGAGGATTTTTCTTTCGCAGGTTTTAAAACCAACGAATTCACTACTTAGTCGACTAGCAAGGTTGCTGAAATTTACGACAGCCCAAGATGTTGCCTTCACATTGGTGCTGAGAAGAAATTCTTCGAAACCTGACATTGTTTCTCTTGCCAAACAGCATTTAAAGAAAAGATTTTTGGACTTTGTCCAGTGTTATCTTGACGCAGGTATAATAAACGCTTCCGGGCCGTTTTGCTAATCTTAAAATCTCGTGTTTTCCTTAAACTCattgtttatgttattgttattctaatatattttttttctgtgcaGAGCGTGGTCATCAAGTTGAGAGAGCGGGACTTCAGGAATGCAGCCCTGAAGTTTTGCAAACTCTTCTAACCAGTCTCGCCTACGAGAACTTCCGGCTTGCAGCCGTCACGAAGGATTTGTTTTTGAAACGTCTGCGTATAGACTTTCCCCGCGAGGTTGTTCCTATTGTACTTGCGCCCCTGCTGTACCCCGACGACACACAAACTCCTTTGGAGGAGATGACAACGTCTGATGATATGACAGCAGCAATGATGGATAATACTTTAGCGGAAATCATTCGAGACATCGGCTATGCCTTCACGGCTTCCGTCGAAgactgtaaaaataatatggtcAATTTTGGTGCCAGGGAGCCCACAGCAATTGACGTTGCCAGAATCATATCTACTATGATCAAGTATCATGCAACTATACAAGAAGCTCCACATGTCCAAACTCCAGGGAATTTCTGGATGAATCATGAGGCTAAAAAGGAGGCCATGGCCCATGGGCACGTCGGAGAAACGTGGAACCCAGAGGTATTTGTCCAGACACTCAAAGAACTtgcttcaaatttaaattggaaAGAAGTCATTCTACAATTAGATCATCCAGAATTCATTGTTCCCGATAGACAGGGTTTGAGCCTACTATTTACTATTTTGCGCCTAGGTCTCCAGAGCGCTGGATATCCTGCAAATATATTCCCCGTTGAATACCTTTGTCGTCGTTGGGCGAATTTGGAAGGTCAAATGAGTTTATTAACGAACATACTCAAACATCCGGATATATTCAGCTTTGCCGATCATCCTTTCCATCCAGTATCGATAGATCTGCTGAAATCGCCACCGGAAACAGATAACAAAGAAGTATCTACTTGGCGATGTCTATATTTGGTAGAGCTATTATTATATGCTTCAGAACGCGGCTATTATCTGCAAGTACACGAGCTATTTAAATATCCACTACAGCACTGTCCTGACATACTATTGTTGGCGTTGTTACAAATTAGTCCACCTATAACGGTGTTTAGACAAGAATTATTAACAACACTCATTCCTATATTTTTGGGCAACCATCCAAACTCGGGCATAGTTTTACAACATGCATGGCATTCACAAAATCCCAATATCAAGCCCATAATCATGCATGCAATGGCAGATTGGTATATACGAGGAGAATGTGATCAGTCGAAGCTATCAAGAATATTGGACGTTGCGCAGGACCTTAAGGCTCTATCCTTATTGTTGAACGTCCAATCTTTTCCATTTATAATCGATCTAGCTTGCCTAGCATCGCGTAGAGAGTACCTCAAACTTGACAAGTGGCTAACAGACAAAATACGTGATCATGGAGAGACATTTGTTACAGCCATGGTTAAATTTCTTCAACGAAGATGTCCCCAAATAATTGGGAAAATACCGGAAGACCAATTGCCCAAAGCGGCACAGTTACCGCCGGAGACTGTGGGCACAATGTTGGCCTGTCTACAGTTGTGTATCCCCAATGTTCAGCAAGAATTACAGGAGGCGATATACAACTTAATGGCTAGCTGTCAAGCCTTAATTCTTACTAAAGCTAGACCGGGTATACCCGGTATTGCAAGACCTCATACACGGATTTTAGAAACTCCATTCAATCCTGCTGGCCTGGGCCCTCAGCTTTTTACTCCCCATGTTGACGCTATTGCAAATTTAGCACCGAATGTCGCCAATATGACATTGGGAGCACCGGCAAATACAGCTTTTGCAATGCCAGGTACTCTCGGACCATTAGTCGCAGCTCCAGGATCACCATCTCGTCTCCTAGGAGCTGGACCTAATAGTCCCTTTGCTATGATGCCCATGCAGCAACATGTTGCCAATGTGGCAAATATGGGAGCATTAGCCCGAATGCCTCCAACACCTATGGACAAGCCACGATTGCCAGATCCTATACATTTACCAGAAATGATTCACAATGTGTCCAAAGAAATAGAAGACGAAGCCAATGGTTATTTTCAAAGGATTTACAATCATCCTCCTCATCCTACATTATCAATAGATGAGGTACTAGAAATGCTTAAGAAATTCCAAGATTCGCCCAACAAAAGGGAACGTGATGTGTTCTCTTGTATGCTCCGGAACCTATTCGAAGAGTATAAATTTTTCCCACAATACCCCGATAAAGAGTTGCATATTACAGCGCAGTTATTCGGTGGTATCATTGAGAAGGGATTAGTTCCTAGTTATGTGTCACTAGGGCTGGCTCTAAGATTCGTCCTAGATGCTTTACGAAAGCCGGAGGGCTCTAAAATGTATTACTTTGGCATAGCGGCTTTAGATAGATTTAAGTCGCGATTAAAAGATTACCATAAATATTGCGAACACGTAAGAGCCATACcgcattttaatgaattcccTCCACACTTAATCGAATACATTGAGTACGGTCTCCAGAGCCAAGAGCCGCCCACTAAACCACAGGGGGCAGTTTTACCTACGAGTCTAACCGCCATCTTGAATCAGACCGCCGTTATAACAGTTTCAGCACCTTACAGGTAAATGAACATAATTAACCTTCATgattatctaatatttttattagaacattgtgatacttaataataaaaaataaataaatatatttttattaatttacaggGCAGTAATTTGCGCTCCCAGTGCCATCTCTGTCATCTCGAAAGTGTCAAATTGTATTGCGGGCGGTATAGGAAGTCGGCCGTCAATAGCCAACGCCACCAACATTGATACACTACTGACTGCTACCGACAGGGAAGAGAAGATAAACGCACCACCAGAGGCTATTCAAGATAAAACTGCTTTCATATTCAATAATCTTAGTCAATTGAACTTACAACCCAAATGTGAAgagttaaaagaaattataacagAAGAATATTTCCCATGGCTATCACAGTACCTAGTGATGAAAAGAGCGTCCATAGAACTAAATTTCCACGCTCTGTACTCAAATTTCCTAGACGTCCTAAAAATTCGTGAAATAAACAGGTTAGTTACTAAAGAAACTTATCGGAACATCAGAGTATTGTTGCGATCTGATAAAGGCATAGCTAACTTTTCTGATCGATCGTTACTCAAAAACCTCGGCCATTGGTTAGGCATGCTCACCTTAGCTCGCAATCAACCGATCCTCTACATCGACCTCGACCTCAAAGCACTCTTACTTGAAGCTTATCACAAAGGCCAGCAGGAGCTGTTATATGTCGTGCCGTTTGTTGCGAAGGTCTTGGAATCCTGCGCCAAGAACGTCGTATTTAAACCGCCGAACCCTTGGACAATGGCCCTAATGAACGTATTGGCTGAATTACATCAAGAACcagacttaaaattaaatctgaaGTTTGAAATAGAAGTGCTTTGTAAAAACTTGAGTTTAGACATAGCCGATCTTAAGCCATCTCTGTACCTGAAGGACCCAGAGAAAGTGAGGACGATAGAGTTCCAGCTCTCACAACCGAAACCGGTCAAAGAAACCCCCAACGTGATGCCAGTGAATCAGACATTAGTTCCGGCACCACAAATACAATTGATGCCACCACAGCCTCAGATGATACCCGTCGAAGATATGTCAGCTGCCGCGCCCACGCCCACCGCTGGGCTGGTCGCCAATGATCCAAACCTCATGGGCGTCCTAGGTTTGCCAGAGCCACGGTTCAACTACCTCGACGTCAACGTCTCATCCACCTCGGCCTTCGGAcagaaaatatgtttcaatcCGCATATCATTCTGTTCCAAAACTACCCACACTTGAAACAATTTGTGAAACCTGCTATAGAAAGGTCGATTCAAGAATGGATACATCCAGTCGTCGATAGGTCCATCAAGTACGCTCTGACGACTTGTGAGCAGATAATAAGGAAAGACTTCTCCTTCGACCCCGACGAAGTACGTATGCGCACTTGCGCTCATCACATGATGAGGAATTTAACGGCCGGTATGGCTATGATAACCTGTCGGGAGCAGATCATCAGCACCATTAGCACAAACCTTAAGGCGGCGTTCATCACGGCTTTGATACCGACCACGCCGCAACAGGTAACTTGTTTCTTGAATATACGCCCTTAAAACTGTACACTTTAGGTATTGTGTATCTTTATACTTTTAACTTAGTTTAACACTTTGCAGAAGGATATCATAGAGAGTGCCGCAGCGGTGCTTGCTACTGAGAACATGGAACTTGCTTGTGCTTTCATCCAGAAGACAGCCGTTGAGAAGGCGCTCCCGGAACTCGACAAACGACTGATGAACGATTACGAAATGCGTAAAATTGCTCGGCAAGAGGGCAGGAGATACTACGATCCCATTGTCTTGACGTATCAGACAGAGAGGATACCGGAACGAGTCCGCCTACGCGTCGGAGGTCCAACGGACTTGCAGATCTCTGTCTACGAGGAGTTCGCGTGCAACATTCCAGGATTCATGCCTGTGAGAGACGCTGGAATGTTCATACCGAAACCGTCCGCCCAAGAACAAGTACCACAGATGACGTTTAATCAAGTAATGAATCCGCAACAGgtagatatatatacaacaGCTGTATAGTCTGTCTGTATGGggtagtttattaaaataattcaatatccAGGTATATGGAACGGATGAGATGGGTACACTGATATCAGCTGCGGAGTTGTTCCTCAGCAACGCCCTGTCTGTTCCCTCGTTCGCGGTGCAAGCGACAAACATGCATACCTTACTCGAATGCCTCATCATCGCCAGACGGAATCGTGATATCGTTTCGGGCTACACTCTCCTACAGCGAGTGAGTCCCGTCATgtgattttatatgtattttaagtagAGCCTCGGTATTTGAATGATGCATTCGTTTTCAGGCTGTTGAGGGTCTCCTAGATGGTCACATTGTACAGCCGGGCACGAACCCAGAACACGCTGAAATGATGACCCGTTATCGTGATATCCACCTGCGAGTACTAAAGCTGTTAGAAGACGCGAGGGTGTACGGCCACGCGTGGACAACTAAACAGATCACATACTGCGTATCCGAATGTAGGGATGAACTGAGATACAACCTGGAAGCTATCGACTGTCTCGTAAGGAACCACCTGATCAACATGCCAcaggttaatattataattaatattatactttatgcttttaattgttttaaataattaataaatataaaattaatttcagtacGATCTTGCGTTGGCACATTTGATGGACAACGGCAACAACTACGTCGCCGTGGCTTTCGCGATGCAAGTGGTTCAGTTATACCTTGTGGATGACAGGAACAACGTGTACGCAACGGAATCAGACCTCTATCACACTACTGACACCCTCGTTAGGATGATGTCACACTCGCGGCAGCCGCCGCCAGAGGGTCTTGCCACATTGATTGAAACTATCCGCATCAACCAGGACCCGAGCACATATCTTGGTGAACGTTCACCTCTTGGACCCACCGCTCACATTCACAATGGCATTTTGCAAGTGCGGGTAAGTCATATCATTTGccacaatttataataactatctAGGAGTCGATgagaatataaagaatattaaattatcaattgtTCTTCACAACAGGCCCGCGACTACGAGGATCCACCCGGTCTCCAAGAGAAGACGGAAAATCTGCTCCGCGAATGGAGGAACGTGCTCCTCAGTCCACTCACTGAAATAGAGATCGGACAGAACTTCAATATATACGTGCACAGGATGAACATGAATGGCATACTGAAATCTGATGACATGATCACACGTTTCTTCCGCATAGCCACTCAGATGTGCGTCGAGAATGTATACCAGCTGTTGAACGAGGACAGGATGAATCCTCCCCCCGTGCCGCCGAAGAGGGACAAGTATTACGCTATGTGCGACTCATTCATCAAGCTTGTGTCGCTGCTGATTAAGAATACGGCTGACGGAGGAAATCCAACACCGAAATTGAACTTATTGAACAAGGTTCGTTGCATGTAACTAATGATTTAGCTgtcaaaagaaattttatcatttaatgccatatttgttatttgtcatattaaaaatttacttatatataatatgacaacGTGGTAGAGATATTTTTACCAGTACGGTGTGCATAATGGTTACACCAATACAGATCCTGGGTATAATCGCGGGCTGTCTGCTGCAAGACCACGAGGAGCACGGCTCGAATTTCCAGCAGCTGCCGTACCACCGTCTCCTGCTGATACTGTTCCTAGACATGAACATGGCCGAACCCGTCCTTGAATCTATGAACTACCAGGtttgtcattaaaaattacagtaCTATCATATGAcagctatattattatacgcTCACCggtgtttatttgaatatcgtctcaaaaataagttttaaataaaaatagtgctGATAATATCATCAGTTAGCAAAAGCTTCTAAGTgcgtgataattttattatgtagtttccAACAGAAGATGATATTTTCGTAGGTTCTAACAGCATTCTGCCACACCCTCCGCATCATACGCCCGAGTGTAGCTCCAGGGTTTTGTTACGCGTGGCTTGAAATAGTCGCCCACCGAGCATTCGTGAATCGTGTTCTGGCTGTGACGCCGCAACAGAAGGTagctatcaaataaatatataacgttaTACATAAGAATACATACAAAACCTTCATTACATATGGACATTAGGTATTGACATAGTCTGGACAGAAGATTCTGATTCTGGCATTAGCTGAAGGTTACTTATGAGAAAAAATTTTCAGTACAATTATAGGATCTTGTGTAACCTGTGTTATAAATTGCAtacaattttactattttcattggaaggagataatatttttggacatGCCTCGTGCAGCTtcgattatataatataaattatacgaaaGAATAGGCTTACTGAATACTTTAGtcgtatatttttctgtacgTATATCCATTAAGTTGGCTGTGTAAACGaggatttaaattttgaagcCTTAGGCATGAAAATGCTCTTAATATAACATAGTCGTATACACTTTTCTAAATGACATATCGCGAAATGTAACCTGATGCTAGGTGACATGACTATGAATATCAGAAATATCTTGTATAGAAAATGTACATCTTGCccaataattgtttatttaccaAAGGGCCGCCTGGCTTTAGcgtattattatcatttataggaTTTGCTGGTTAtaagcatattttatttgcatacaCCAGATAGCATTGTATAGTATGAAATGTAAAGgtctagatatatatattaatctaaataataagGCTTTATTACAAAAGCGTTAACCATCTAAAGTCCAGATTATGTGTCATACGCTAGACTTTGAATTTTCGATAACCTGAGTATtcaattaaactataatttatatgaaaattcagGTTTAATGTATTCACTGACGAAGTACATCAATCATTTTAGCCAATCATGTAAATTACACGATTTATCAGCTTATAAAGATTGTCTGTTCACATTCTGTATACGTCACGATCACTTGTGAGGCCCACACGCATATCCCTTGCAGATAACCCTCGgagttgtataaattttttgttggaCGCTGTTATACATTTCGGCAACCGATCTCATGATATTCTTCCACTTGCCAGATCGGTTACCGATATGTTGTTGactgttatattaaagttcCATGATGGACATAAATCTATGGCGCACCACTCTGGTGATTGTAACGAGTGTGTGAACAGACtcgaatatacatatatgttatttgtaaataaatttgcatTGTGTTGATAATATCACTGCATATCTTATGAATTCTTTTCCTTTTGTTCAAGTCTATCATGGAAGTattggtatataaattttttcatttaagctCGTATGTGTTTACAGTTCGTTATTCGCTTTTGATACCATTGCTTGATCATCGCTTgtttgagatatatatatatatatatatttacatatatatatatatattttgtttattttacgttATATACTAAACGTTGAATGTCCTCAGGGTTGGGGGATGTATTCGACGCTGCTTATCGACCTTTTCAAGTTCCTCGATCCGTTCTTACGTAACACGGAGCTGGCGACGCCAGTCATGATGCTGTACAAGGGAACACTTAAAGTGTTGCTAGTATTGCTCCACGACTTTCCCGAGTTTTTGTGTGACTATCACTATGGCTTTTGCGATGAGATCCCACCGAATTGCATACAGATGAGGAATCTCATTCTGTCCGCGTTCCCGAGGAACATGCGTCTGCCGGATCCATTCACACCCAACTTGAAGGTGGATCTGTTGGCCGAGATCACTCTACCACCGCGTGCCGTTATCAACTACGCCAATATAATACCGGCGTCGCAGTTCAAAAAGGATCTGGACGCGTATATCAAGGCCAGGGCTCCGGTTACATTCCTATCGGAACTGCGCAGTAACATGCAGGTGAATCTAACGTTGTCTTGTGATCACAGAGGTGACGTGGTAAaacgtatatacatatataatcgCATGAGTTTGATGCTTCCGACGGCATTGCTTCATCGTGAATGGGCATGTATGTGACTATGTTGGTGATGTAACAGGTGGTGAACGAGCCAGGTCGCAGGTACAACAGCCAGCTGATGAACGCGGTGGTGCTTTACGTCGGGACGCAGGCGATCGCTTACATCCGTGCCAAAGGGCAGACGCCGAACATGTCGACGATAGCACATTCAGCTCACATGGATATATTCCAGAATTTCACCGTAGACTTTGACTATGAGGGCCGGTGAGTGACTTATTAATCAGCtgttaatagttaattatatactGAATAGTGATGCACGAAGGATAACTTATCGATTAATAGAGATTTCCGTCAGAGtacattattacataaaaatgtcttaCAGGTATCTATTCTTGAACGCTATCGCGAATCAGCTCCGTTATCCGAACAGTCACACGCACTACTTCAGTTGCTGCCTGCTGTATCTGTTCGCCGAGGCTAACACGGAGGCTGTTCAGGAACAGATAACGAGGATGCTCCTAGAAAGGTTGATAGTAAACCGACCACACCCCTGGGGGCTCCTCATCACATTCATCGAACTCATCAAAAATCCTATATATAAGTTCTGGACACACGAATTCGTACATTGCGCGCCCGAGATCGAAAAGTAAGttgctatattaatattttttaattaattgcattttttCTCTTCCAAAAGCTTACTGACGACTCATGGTAAGTCCTGAATGTGGGCTtagaatgattttaaatgttcGTTTATACTGTTACTGACAAATGTGTAATATATCTATGactatatatgaatataaacgtCAGTTTTTCTTAgtattagataattttttatgaaacataaatCAAACCAAAAACTCTACAAGCACCGGTGCTCTAAGCAGGTTGTTCGCGTCGGTCGCCCGCTCGTGCATCGCGGACAAGGCTGGGGGGGAAAGGGATATGACCGAGTAGCGCCGCGCCCTATGGGAGTCTGTCCGTCGACAACAGTTCTCAGGAATTGTTCAGGCAGGTTAGTgtacagacatacatacatactttatattataactaacgtGTACTTGTGATTGCAGAGGTAAATACTATTATAGGTAAAGTACGGGAGGTTTATTGTGTTcaatttactatataatatgtatatgaacaTGATGACTACTAACACTTTGTAATCCCAGGCTTCCAGATGGCGCAACAGAGTCTTGCGTCAATGCAGCAGCAACAGCAACAGCAACAGCCGCCGCAACAGCCCTCAACGTCACAGCCGGTCAAACAATGGAATATGCTTTTCAAGAAGTAAATACACCCACAGACTGATATACAGCGCTACTATAAAACCGTTAACGGGATAGTGTTGTGATAGTGAGTGTTATAGAACAAATTGCTCAATAAAcggacacacacacacacaatgaCAATAGTGTATTACATTTATCAGCTATTAATGTACATAAGACTTTATATATAGCATTATTCCATTCGGTACCGTCTAGATGTAAGTTGATTGTATGTCCTTATGAATCACATGGTGATATGTTTGAGTgttgttgaaattttattgttccGCGGCCCGGCCTGTACGGCGCGTTTGTCAATTCGTTTGTATTCATCGTctataatagaatttaatatgtacTGAAGTTTATGTAATTTAGTAGCGATATCATCAAATTGTTATGgtgatttcattattattatatatttttttttattcttaaatgtaaaccgatattaacttaaaatatatagcacAAGCAATACCCGtttattgtatacatattaatggCACGGTGTTGTAACACCGAACAGTCTAACGACGTTACAATAGGATGagtaaaattatagaaatttatattgtaaaatagtttataattaattcccTTGTAATAGTATAAGATGTTGAAGATTTGTCTGATTCGTCATGTAGGAATTTAATGTCCTTTGTCCGTGACGGTTCTGTGTTTAAAGATTtcgatgttttatatatatataaatatatataacagaacTCCTGTGACCCTATGGATAACTTAGCGGTGCAACTGTATGAagtaaatttgaaattgtgATATATGTTAGAGCAGTGTCTGTTATGCTGTAATGATTTAGCGTCTTTTATTGAATTGTAACTCAACTTCGGCGCTGCTAAGTGATATAGTTCATCCTCAGCGTTCATATGAATCGGTGGAGCCACTCGCGTAACTGTTCGAGTACTACTGAAAAAATCACCTATCTCGTACTGTTTGGAATTGTGACGCGGTATTGCTGCATTTTAATACGACGCGTCACAAACGAACAAGTCGAGCTATGTAGTTTCTGTATTTCAGTAAGTATGTACTGTTGCTACGGATGCGAATACGACTACGACTGATTTTCGTAAAAGAGGTTGCTATATTGAAGCGCCTTGTATTTTCTCGTGTGTGGAAAACTATCCTAGATACTTGTAATATAGTACTAGTTattgaagtaataataatattagataaataattaattaatgaagtaGTTTATGTAAGTTTTCAACGGCAATGCGCGCAGCTCTCGtggttgtaattaaattttgtacagTCCGTTCGCTTGGCTGTGTTTGTGAAATCAGGATGGTatagttatagaaaaaaaaaaatgttatttcaatgAGTTATTTCGTGTAATTTAAGAGCGCGAGTACGCATGGTTACCAATTCCCGTAGAGTGGCGCATTGCTCTGTAAAGTTTAGGCGTTACTTTGGGCGTAAGTTATTTACGGAGAATTAGTGTTAAagtttattctaaaaattatcataagcCATATACTCCTTTTTCTAAACAATTTGTGttgtaataaagtattttttcatcaaatgCTCTCgtttcatttttttcttttattcatatttcaatGTTGTCTGCTGAGATTATTACTTAGTGGACTTTGATTGCAAACATTATTCTTCTCTTCAAGGGTTTTTCTGTATAAGCCTAAGGATTCAAAATCCCggaaatataatgatttatactTGTAACATTAAACGTATGAAACTTTGTGATGGTTGCTATAACACGACAGAAAAACACAaaacacctcgtctgcccgtgatcacggttgctgcaaagtaacggaaacgtcgggattatgtagttattaaataataaaatccgcgtagtaaatccgaataacactagtttcatttaaatgaatactcgcgaaaatcttagatctcattacaaaaacacgtttaagaaaaatatgtaggtacagaagtatatttatattgaagccTCTGTCgccatataaaacaaaagaacgCCAAAAACACGTACAGGTTAATTAAGACCTTGTAATGGCACAAAGCGGGGGTCAGCGTTTAGCTTCATTGGAGAATGTAGGCAAAAATGATTGGAGCGTCCGATCTAACAAAGGTTGCGGAACAAAAAAGAAGTGTAAAGATTCCCTTCaagctttaattaaatttcccgttttgttaatttgtctAGGCCTAGGCTAGAATTCcttcaaagtaaatttttaaattgaataattgaattttaatttgaataaatacagttgtattacaaacatacgttgaattaattgatttcttTGATTGTCAATTTGTTTTGTCAAATGTCACATCTTATGTCATCACATAACACAGATTAAACCTAACACCATGAAGTTCCGTTTATGTTGATTTTAAAGCTAGTCGGTATGacttttgtttgatattattcAGCGATCATTCAAACAGTCAATTATCAGTTATGATTTTGCACACAGAATTCCTCCCATATTAATTGTCAAAATGACAAACAAGAAATTTGTGTTTGCTTAAAATATGATAGTTATGTAAGTTTTATAGTAAGTGATAGATGAATTGAGAAATAATGATATAGTAAGTAAGAGgacacaatattatttataaatttttaaccggTTTAGTTCTGACGCATTggtaaaaatgaaacaatttaCATTGGAGGTCGTGTTGATGCctgatttttactttttaaataaactttattttgtttagtatCCTGTTATGGATGATACGAAAAGAGAGAGTcgttgacattaaaaaaataatgcaaattacatttacattttatatttcaaaaattatcaaataacacttttatactttttattaacaataaat
This Danaus plexippus chromosome Z, MEX_DaPlex, whole genome shotgun sequence DNA region includes the following protein-coding sequences:
- the LOC116777485 gene encoding CCR4-NOT transcription complex subunit 1 isoform X3, yielding MNLDPLTFSLSQINYLVVNLNKKNFKQTSQELSQIVSLYGLEAENQLLRCLLSEAAKTWDERTASSVHASLLAQHLACLLNHPAKSTVICQAVDQPTRSLQKVLKPTNSLLSRLARLLKFTTAQDVAFTLVLRRNSSKPDIVSLAKQHLKKRFLDFVQCYLDAERGHQVERAGLQECSPEVLQTLLTSLAYENFRLAAVTKDLFLKRLRIDFPREVVPIVLAPLLYPDDTQTPLEEMTTSDDMTAAMMDNTLAEIIRDIGYAFTASVEDCKNNMVNFGAREPTAIDVARIISTMIKYHATIQEAPHVQTPGNFWMNHEAKKEAMAHGHVGETWNPEVFVQTLKELASNLNWKEVILQLDHPEFIVPDRQGLSLLFTILRLGLQSAGYPANIFPVEYLCRRWANLEGQMSLLTNILKHPDIFSFADHPFHPVSIDLLKSPPETDNKEVSTWRCLYLVELLLYASERGYYLQVHELFKYPLQHCPDILLLALLQISPPITVFRQELLTTLIPIFLGNHPNSGIVLQHAWHSQNPNIKPIIMHAMADWYIRGECDQSKLSRILDVAQDLKALSLLLNVQSFPFIIDLACLASRREYLKLDKWLTDKIRDHGETFVTAMVKFLQRRCPQIIGKIPEDQLPKAAQLPPETVGTMLACLQLCIPNVQQELQEAIYNLMASCQALILTKARPGIPGIARPHTRILETPFNPAGLGPQLFTPHVDAIANLAPNVANMTLGAPANTAFAMPGTLGPLVAAPGSPSRLLGAGPNSPFAMMPMQQHVANVANMGALARMPPTPMDKPRLPDPIHLPEMIHNVSKEIEDEANGYFQRIYNHPPHPTLSIDEVLEMLKKFQDSPNKRERDVFSCMLRNLFEEYKFFPQYPDKELHITAQLFGGIIEKGLVPSYVSLGLALRFVLDALRKPEGSKMYYFGIAALDRFKSRLKDYHKYCEHVRAIPHFNEFPPHLIEYIEYGLQSQEPPTKPQGAVLPTSLTAILNQTAVITVSAPYRAVICAPSAISVISKVSNCIAGGIGSRPSIANATNIDTLLTATDREEKINAPPEAIQDKTAFIFNNLSQLNLQPKCEELKEIITEEYFPWLSQYLVMKRASIELNFHALYSNFLDVLKIREINRLVTKETYRNIRVLLRSDKGIANFSDRSLLKNLGHWLGMLTLARNQPILYIDLDLKALLLEAYHKGQQELLYVVPFVAKVLESCAKNVVFKPPNPWTMALMNVLAELHQEPDLKLNLKFEIEVLCKNLSLDIADLKPSLYLKDPEKVRTIEFQLSQPKPVKETPNVMPVNQTLVPAPQIQLMPPQPQMIPVEDMSAAAPTPTAGLVANDPNLMGVLGLPEPRFNYLDVNVSSTSAFGQKICFNPHIILFQNYPHLKQFVKPAIERSIQEWIHPVVDRSIKYALTTCEQIIRKDFSFDPDEVRMRTCAHHMMRNLTAGMAMITCREQIISTISTNLKAAFITALIPTTPQQFNTLQKDIIESAAAVLATENMELACAFIQKTAVEKALPELDKRLMNDYEMRKIARQEGRRYYDPIVLTYQTERIPERVRLRVGGPTDLQISVYEEFACNIPGFMPVRDAGMFIPKPSAQEQVPQMTFNQVMNPQQVYGTDEMGTLISAAELFLSNALSVPSFAVQATNMHTLLECLIIARRNRDIVSGYTLLQRAVEGLLDGHIVQPGTNPEHAEMMTRYRDIHLRVLKLLEDARVYGHAWTTKQITYCVSECRDELRYNLEAIDCLVRNHLINMPQYDLALAHLMDNGNNYVAVAFAMQVVQLYLVDDRNNVYATESDLYHTTDTLVRMMSHSRQPPPEGLATLIETIRINQDPSTYLGERSPLGPTAHIHNGILQVRARDYEDPPGLQEKTENLLREWRNVLLSPLTEIEIGQNFNIYVHRMNMNGILKSDDMITRFFRIATQMCVENVYQLLNEDRMNPPPVPPKRDKYYAMCDSFIKLVSLLIKNTADGGNPTPKLNLLNKILGIIAGCLLQDHEEHGSNFQQLPYHRLLLILFLDMNMAEPVLESMNYQVLTAFCHTLRIIRPSVAPGFCYAWLEIVAHRAFVNRVLAVTPQQKGWGMYSTLLIDLFKFLDPFLRNTELATPVMMLYKGTLKVLLVLLHDFPEFLCDYHYGFCDEIPPNCIQMRNLILSAFPRNMRLPDPFTPNLKVDLLAEITLPPRAVINYANIIPASQFKKDLDAYIKARAPVTFLSELRSNMQVNLTLSCDHRGDVVKRIYIYNRMSLMLPTALLHREWACM